One part of the Raphanus sativus cultivar WK10039 chromosome 7, ASM80110v3, whole genome shotgun sequence genome encodes these proteins:
- the LOC108816894 gene encoding putative NAC domain-containing protein 94, which yields MVLVMDDEESNTVERFDDVVLPGFRFHPTDEELVSFYLKRKVLHKSLPFELIKKVDIYKYDPWDLPKLAAMGEKEWYFYCPRDRKYRNSTRPNRVTGGGFWKATGTDRPIYSLDSTRCIGLKKSLVFYRGRAAKGIKTDWMMHEFRLPSLSDSHHSSSYDAWAICRIFKKTNAVSSQRSVPQSWLYPAIPDTSQYNSPSQTTTLFASTDVFSNMATRQNLISSPVDEPASFTESAAAYLASQMLGVPYNIARNNGTGDTIFLRNNETGNALFPSNNDHNYFHNLAGGLTNELPNVRSMVETGFETTTSEMSATSYSPNN from the exons ATGGTTCTAGTTATGGATGATGAAGAGAGCAACACCGTAGAAAGATTCGATGACGTCGTTTTGCCAGGGTTTAGGTTTCATCCCACAGATGAAGAACTCGTAAGTTTCTACCTGAAAAGGAAGGTTCTACACAAATCTCTTCCCTTTGAACTCATCAAGAAAGTCGACATTTACAAATACGATCCATGGGACCTACCAA agcttgCGGCAATGGGGGAGAAAGAGTGGTACTTTTACTGTCCAAGAGACAGGAAATATAGGAACAGCACGAGGCCTAACCGAGTAACTGGAGGTGGATTCTGGAAAGCAACCGGAACTGACCGGCCTATATACTCATTAGACTCGACTCGATGCATCGGTTTGAAGAAGTCGCTTGTGTTCTACCGTGGTCGAGCTGCTAAAGGAATCAAAACCGATTGGATGATGCATGAATTTCGTCTCCCTTCTCTATCTGACTCTCATCACTCATCGTCTTAT GATGCTTGGGCTATTTGCAGAATATTCAAGAAGACGAACGCAGTATCATCACAAAGATCAGTCCCACAATCATGGCTTTATCCGGCGATTCCTGACACCAGCCAATACAACTCACCGTCACAAACCACAACTCTTTTTGCTTCAACAGACGTTTTCAGCAACATGGCAACAAGACAAAACCTTATCTCTTCTCCAGTAGACGAACCCGCAAGCTTCACAGAGTCAGCTGCTGCTTATTTAGCGTCTCAGATGCTCGGAGTTCCGTACAACATAGCTAGAAACAACGGAACAGGGGATACTATCTTTCTGAGGAACAATGAAACAGGGAATGCTCTGTTTCCTAGCAACAATGACCATAACTACTTCCACAACTTGGCCGGAGGATTAACTAATGAGCTTCCGAATGTAAGATCAATGGTCGAGACTGGTTTTGAGACGACCACTAGTGAGATGTCGGCAACGTCGTATTCCCCTAACAATTAA